One part of the Parambassis ranga chromosome 8, fParRan2.1, whole genome shotgun sequence genome encodes these proteins:
- the LOC114439287 gene encoding hepatocyte growth factor-regulated tyrosine kinase substrate-like isoform X2: MGKGGGTFERLLDKATSQLLLETDWESILQICDLIRQGDTQAKYAIGAIKKKLNDKNPHVALYALEVLESVVKNCGQTVHDEVASKQTMEELKELLKKQTEPNVRNKILYLIQAWAHAFRNEPKYKVVQDTYQIMKVEGHVFPEFKESDAMFAAERAPDWVDAEECHRCRVQFGVMTRKHHCRACGQIFCGKCSSKYSTIPKFGIEKEVRVCEPCFELLNNHPSLSPPLRKAEGKAPTTGSAELPPEYLTSPLSQQSQMPPKRDEAALQEEEELQLAIALSQSEAEEKERMRQKNSYSMYPKADPTPVTSSAPPVSTLYTPPVNSSAPSAEDVDPELARYLNRTYWEKKQEEARKSPTPSAPAPVPLAEPLPSITPPVESHVQPVSIVEQYQNGESEENHEQFLKALQNAVTTFLNRMKSNHMRGRSITNDSAVLSLFQSINNMHPQLLDILNQLDEKRLYYEGLQDKLAQVRDARAALNALRDEHREKLRRAAEEAERQRQIQLAQKLEIMRQKKQEYLEMQRQLAIQRLQEQEKERQMRLEQQKHTIQMRAQMPAFSLPYAQMQSLPPNVAGGVVYQPGAPPSYPGTFSPAGSVEGSPMHNIYMNQPGQAAPPQYQAMPSAATDPNMVNAYMYQAAGTNGQPVPPPGQGPPTTSPPYSNYQPTPTQGYQNVASQPQSLPPMSQAAPTNGMGYMGYQPYNMQNMISALPGQDPNMPPQQPYMPGQQPMYQQVAPPGGPQPQQQQQAPQQQVPQPVPGSAEAQLISFD; this comes from the exons ATGGGGAAAGGTGGAGGCACATTTGAGAGGCTTCTCG ATAAAGCCACCAGTCAGCTGCTCCTGGAGACTGACTGGGAATCCATTCTGCAGATCTGTGATCTCATTCGACAAGGAGACACACA GGCTAAATATGCTATTGGGGCCATCAAGAAGAAGCTGAATGACAAAAATCCACATGTGGCTCTTTATGCACTTGAG GTCCTGGAGTCAGTGGTGAAGAACTGTGGCCAGACCGTGCACGATGAAGTGGCAAGCAAACAAACCATGGAGGAACTGAAGGAGCTACTGAAG AAACAGACGGAACCAAATGTCAGAAACAAGATCCTCTATCTAATCCAGGCGTGGGCTCACGCTTTCCGTAATGAACCCAAATACAAGGTGGTTCAAGACACCTATCAAATTATGAAAGTCGAAG GTCATGTTTTCCCTGAGTTCAAGGAGAGTGATGCAATGTTTGCAGCTGAGAGA GCTCCGGACTGGGTTGATGCTGAGGAGTGCCACCGGTGCAGAGTCCAGTTTGGAGTTATGACAAGAAAG CACCACTGTCGAGCCTGCGGCCAGATTTTCTGTGGCAAGTGCTCGTCTAAGTATTCCACCATTCCAAAGTTTGGCATTGAGAAggaagtgcgtgtgtgtgagccctGCTTTGAGCTGCTTAACAA ccacccctccctctctccaccccTTAGGAAAGCTGAAGGAAAGGCACCCACCACTGGGTCTGCTGAACTGCCACCTGAGTACCTGACCAGCCCACTGTCCCAGCAGTCACAG ATGCCCCCAAAGAGAGACGAGgcagctctgcaggaggaggaggagctgcagctggctATCGCCCTCTCTCAAAGTGAGGCTGAGGAGAAGGAGCGGATG AGACAAAAGAACTCATACTCAATGTATCCCAAAGCTGATCCCACCCCAGTGACTTCATCAGCCCCACCAGTCAGCACCCTGTACACCCCCCCAGTG AACTCCTCTGCTCCATCAGCTGAAGATGTAGACCCTGAG CTGGCTCGTTACCTGAACAGAACATACTGGgagaagaaacaggaagaggcCCGTAAGAGTCCCACCCCCTCTGCCCCTGCCCCAGTGCCATTGGCTGAGCCACTTCCCTCCATCACTCCGCCTGTAGAAAGTCATGTCCAGCCTGTCAGCATAGTGGAG cagtaccAGAACGGTGAATCAGAGGAGAACCATGAGCAGTTCCTGAAGGCTCTGCAGAATGCCGTCACCACCTTCCTTAACCGCATGAAGAGCAACCACATGCGTGGACGCAGCATTACCAACGACAGCGCTGTGCTCTCACTCTTCCAGTCGATAAACAACATGCACCCCCAGCTGCTGGACATCCTTAATCAGCTGGACGAGAAGCGAT TGTATTACGAGGGGCTGCAGGACAAGTTGGCGCAGGTGCGTGATGCTCGGGCAGCCCTCAACGCGCTCCGTGATGAGCACAGGGAAAAGCTGCGCCGTGCTgcggaggaggcagagagacagaggcagatcCAGCTGGCACAGAAACTGGAGATCATGAGGCAAAAGAAGCAG GAGTACCTGGAGATGCAAAGACAGTTGGCCATTCAGCGCCTCCAggagcaggagaaagagaggcagaTGCGCTtagagcagcagaaacacacaatcCAAATGAGAGCCCAGATGCCTGCCTTCTCTCTGCCCTATGCCCAG ATGCAGTCTTTACCCCCCAACGTTGCGGGAGGGGTTGTGTACCAGCCTGGTGCTCCACCCAGCTACCCAGGCACCTTCAGCCCTGCTGGTTCTGTGGAGGGCTCACCTATGCACAACATCTATATGAATCAGCCGGGGCAGGCTGCTCCACCACAGTATCAGGCCATGCCTAGTGCTGCCACAG ATCCCAATATGGTTAACGCATACATGTACCAGGCTGCAGGCACCAATGGACAACCTGTTCCTCCACCTGGCCAGGGTCCACCCACTACTAGTCCTCCTTACTCCAACTATCAGCCCACACCTACACAGGGTTACCAG AACGTCGCCTCTCAGCCGCAGAGTTTGCCTCCGATGTCGCAGGCAGCCCCCACCAACGGTATGGGTTACATGGGCTACCAGCCATACAATATGCAGAACATGATTTCAGCATTGCCAGGACAGGACCCCAATATGCCTCCACAACAGCCGTACATGCCGGGACAGCAACCCATGTACCAGCAG GTTGCACCTCCTGGTGGCCCCCagccacagcaacagcagcaggcgCCACAGCAGCAGGTACCTCAGCCTGTACCGGGCAGCGCAGAGGCACAGCTCATCTCCTTCGACTGA
- the LOC114439287 gene encoding hepatocyte growth factor-regulated tyrosine kinase substrate-like isoform X4, producing the protein MGKGGGTFERLLDKATSQLLLETDWESILQICDLIRQGDTQAKYAIGAIKKKLNDKNPHVALYALEVLESVVKNCGQTVHDEVASKQTMEELKELLKKQTEPNVRNKILYLIQAWAHAFRNEPKYKVVQDTYQIMKVEGHVFPEFKESDAMFAAERAPDWVDAEECHRCRVQFGVMTRKHHCRACGQIFCGKCSSKYSTIPKFGIEKEVRVCEPCFELLNKKAEGKAPTTGSAELPPEYLTSPLSQQSQMPPKRDEAALQEEEELQLAIALSQSEAEEKERMRQKNSYSMYPKADPTPVTSSAPPVSTLYTPPVNSSAPSAEDVDPELARYLNRTYWEKKQEEARKSPTPSAPAPVPLAEPLPSITPPVESHVQPVSIVEQQYQNGESEENHEQFLKALQNAVTTFLNRMKSNHMRGRSITNDSAVLSLFQSINNMHPQLLDILNQLDEKRLYYEGLQDKLAQVRDARAALNALRDEHREKLRRAAEEAERQRQIQLAQKLEIMRQKKQEYLEMQRQLAIQRLQEQEKERQMRLEQQKHTIQMRAQMPAFSLPYAQMQSLPPNVAGGVVYQPGAPPSYPGTFSPAGSVEGSPMHNIYMNQPGQAAPPQYQAMPSAATDPNMVNAYMYQAAGTNGQPVPPPGQGPPTTSPPYSNYQPTPTQGYQNVASQPQSLPPMSQAAPTNGMGYMGYQPYNMQNMISALPGQDPNMPPQQPYMPGQQPMYQQVAPPGGPQPQQQQQAPQQQVPQPVPGSAEAQLISFD; encoded by the exons ATGGGGAAAGGTGGAGGCACATTTGAGAGGCTTCTCG ATAAAGCCACCAGTCAGCTGCTCCTGGAGACTGACTGGGAATCCATTCTGCAGATCTGTGATCTCATTCGACAAGGAGACACACA GGCTAAATATGCTATTGGGGCCATCAAGAAGAAGCTGAATGACAAAAATCCACATGTGGCTCTTTATGCACTTGAG GTCCTGGAGTCAGTGGTGAAGAACTGTGGCCAGACCGTGCACGATGAAGTGGCAAGCAAACAAACCATGGAGGAACTGAAGGAGCTACTGAAG AAACAGACGGAACCAAATGTCAGAAACAAGATCCTCTATCTAATCCAGGCGTGGGCTCACGCTTTCCGTAATGAACCCAAATACAAGGTGGTTCAAGACACCTATCAAATTATGAAAGTCGAAG GTCATGTTTTCCCTGAGTTCAAGGAGAGTGATGCAATGTTTGCAGCTGAGAGA GCTCCGGACTGGGTTGATGCTGAGGAGTGCCACCGGTGCAGAGTCCAGTTTGGAGTTATGACAAGAAAG CACCACTGTCGAGCCTGCGGCCAGATTTTCTGTGGCAAGTGCTCGTCTAAGTATTCCACCATTCCAAAGTTTGGCATTGAGAAggaagtgcgtgtgtgtgagccctGCTTTGAGCTGCTTAACAA GAAAGCTGAAGGAAAGGCACCCACCACTGGGTCTGCTGAACTGCCACCTGAGTACCTGACCAGCCCACTGTCCCAGCAGTCACAG ATGCCCCCAAAGAGAGACGAGgcagctctgcaggaggaggaggagctgcagctggctATCGCCCTCTCTCAAAGTGAGGCTGAGGAGAAGGAGCGGATG AGACAAAAGAACTCATACTCAATGTATCCCAAAGCTGATCCCACCCCAGTGACTTCATCAGCCCCACCAGTCAGCACCCTGTACACCCCCCCAGTG AACTCCTCTGCTCCATCAGCTGAAGATGTAGACCCTGAG CTGGCTCGTTACCTGAACAGAACATACTGGgagaagaaacaggaagaggcCCGTAAGAGTCCCACCCCCTCTGCCCCTGCCCCAGTGCCATTGGCTGAGCCACTTCCCTCCATCACTCCGCCTGTAGAAAGTCATGTCCAGCCTGTCAGCATAGTGGAG cagcagtaccAGAACGGTGAATCAGAGGAGAACCATGAGCAGTTCCTGAAGGCTCTGCAGAATGCCGTCACCACCTTCCTTAACCGCATGAAGAGCAACCACATGCGTGGACGCAGCATTACCAACGACAGCGCTGTGCTCTCACTCTTCCAGTCGATAAACAACATGCACCCCCAGCTGCTGGACATCCTTAATCAGCTGGACGAGAAGCGAT TGTATTACGAGGGGCTGCAGGACAAGTTGGCGCAGGTGCGTGATGCTCGGGCAGCCCTCAACGCGCTCCGTGATGAGCACAGGGAAAAGCTGCGCCGTGCTgcggaggaggcagagagacagaggcagatcCAGCTGGCACAGAAACTGGAGATCATGAGGCAAAAGAAGCAG GAGTACCTGGAGATGCAAAGACAGTTGGCCATTCAGCGCCTCCAggagcaggagaaagagaggcagaTGCGCTtagagcagcagaaacacacaatcCAAATGAGAGCCCAGATGCCTGCCTTCTCTCTGCCCTATGCCCAG ATGCAGTCTTTACCCCCCAACGTTGCGGGAGGGGTTGTGTACCAGCCTGGTGCTCCACCCAGCTACCCAGGCACCTTCAGCCCTGCTGGTTCTGTGGAGGGCTCACCTATGCACAACATCTATATGAATCAGCCGGGGCAGGCTGCTCCACCACAGTATCAGGCCATGCCTAGTGCTGCCACAG ATCCCAATATGGTTAACGCATACATGTACCAGGCTGCAGGCACCAATGGACAACCTGTTCCTCCACCTGGCCAGGGTCCACCCACTACTAGTCCTCCTTACTCCAACTATCAGCCCACACCTACACAGGGTTACCAG AACGTCGCCTCTCAGCCGCAGAGTTTGCCTCCGATGTCGCAGGCAGCCCCCACCAACGGTATGGGTTACATGGGCTACCAGCCATACAATATGCAGAACATGATTTCAGCATTGCCAGGACAGGACCCCAATATGCCTCCACAACAGCCGTACATGCCGGGACAGCAACCCATGTACCAGCAG GTTGCACCTCCTGGTGGCCCCCagccacagcaacagcagcaggcgCCACAGCAGCAGGTACCTCAGCCTGTACCGGGCAGCGCAGAGGCACAGCTCATCTCCTTCGACTGA
- the LOC114439287 gene encoding hepatocyte growth factor-regulated tyrosine kinase substrate-like isoform X3 — protein MGKGGGTFERLLDKATSQLLLETDWESILQICDLIRQGDTQAKYAIGAIKKKLNDKNPHVALYALEVLESVVKNCGQTVHDEVASKQTMEELKELLKTEPNVRNKILYLIQAWAHAFRNEPKYKVVQDTYQIMKVEGHVFPEFKESDAMFAAERAPDWVDAEECHRCRVQFGVMTRKHHCRACGQIFCGKCSSKYSTIPKFGIEKEVRVCEPCFELLNNHPSLSPPLRKAEGKAPTTGSAELPPEYLTSPLSQQSQMPPKRDEAALQEEEELQLAIALSQSEAEEKERMRQKNSYSMYPKADPTPVTSSAPPVSTLYTPPVNSSAPSAEDVDPELARYLNRTYWEKKQEEARKSPTPSAPAPVPLAEPLPSITPPVESHVQPVSIVEQQYQNGESEENHEQFLKALQNAVTTFLNRMKSNHMRGRSITNDSAVLSLFQSINNMHPQLLDILNQLDEKRLYYEGLQDKLAQVRDARAALNALRDEHREKLRRAAEEAERQRQIQLAQKLEIMRQKKQEYLEMQRQLAIQRLQEQEKERQMRLEQQKHTIQMRAQMPAFSLPYAQMQSLPPNVAGGVVYQPGAPPSYPGTFSPAGSVEGSPMHNIYMNQPGQAAPPQYQAMPSAATDPNMVNAYMYQAAGTNGQPVPPPGQGPPTTSPPYSNYQPTPTQGYQNVASQPQSLPPMSQAAPTNGMGYMGYQPYNMQNMISALPGQDPNMPPQQPYMPGQQPMYQQVAPPGGPQPQQQQQAPQQQVPQPVPGSAEAQLISFD, from the exons ATGGGGAAAGGTGGAGGCACATTTGAGAGGCTTCTCG ATAAAGCCACCAGTCAGCTGCTCCTGGAGACTGACTGGGAATCCATTCTGCAGATCTGTGATCTCATTCGACAAGGAGACACACA GGCTAAATATGCTATTGGGGCCATCAAGAAGAAGCTGAATGACAAAAATCCACATGTGGCTCTTTATGCACTTGAG GTCCTGGAGTCAGTGGTGAAGAACTGTGGCCAGACCGTGCACGATGAAGTGGCAAGCAAACAAACCATGGAGGAACTGAAGGAGCTACTGAAG ACGGAACCAAATGTCAGAAACAAGATCCTCTATCTAATCCAGGCGTGGGCTCACGCTTTCCGTAATGAACCCAAATACAAGGTGGTTCAAGACACCTATCAAATTATGAAAGTCGAAG GTCATGTTTTCCCTGAGTTCAAGGAGAGTGATGCAATGTTTGCAGCTGAGAGA GCTCCGGACTGGGTTGATGCTGAGGAGTGCCACCGGTGCAGAGTCCAGTTTGGAGTTATGACAAGAAAG CACCACTGTCGAGCCTGCGGCCAGATTTTCTGTGGCAAGTGCTCGTCTAAGTATTCCACCATTCCAAAGTTTGGCATTGAGAAggaagtgcgtgtgtgtgagccctGCTTTGAGCTGCTTAACAA ccacccctccctctctccaccccTTAGGAAAGCTGAAGGAAAGGCACCCACCACTGGGTCTGCTGAACTGCCACCTGAGTACCTGACCAGCCCACTGTCCCAGCAGTCACAG ATGCCCCCAAAGAGAGACGAGgcagctctgcaggaggaggaggagctgcagctggctATCGCCCTCTCTCAAAGTGAGGCTGAGGAGAAGGAGCGGATG AGACAAAAGAACTCATACTCAATGTATCCCAAAGCTGATCCCACCCCAGTGACTTCATCAGCCCCACCAGTCAGCACCCTGTACACCCCCCCAGTG AACTCCTCTGCTCCATCAGCTGAAGATGTAGACCCTGAG CTGGCTCGTTACCTGAACAGAACATACTGGgagaagaaacaggaagaggcCCGTAAGAGTCCCACCCCCTCTGCCCCTGCCCCAGTGCCATTGGCTGAGCCACTTCCCTCCATCACTCCGCCTGTAGAAAGTCATGTCCAGCCTGTCAGCATAGTGGAG cagcagtaccAGAACGGTGAATCAGAGGAGAACCATGAGCAGTTCCTGAAGGCTCTGCAGAATGCCGTCACCACCTTCCTTAACCGCATGAAGAGCAACCACATGCGTGGACGCAGCATTACCAACGACAGCGCTGTGCTCTCACTCTTCCAGTCGATAAACAACATGCACCCCCAGCTGCTGGACATCCTTAATCAGCTGGACGAGAAGCGAT TGTATTACGAGGGGCTGCAGGACAAGTTGGCGCAGGTGCGTGATGCTCGGGCAGCCCTCAACGCGCTCCGTGATGAGCACAGGGAAAAGCTGCGCCGTGCTgcggaggaggcagagagacagaggcagatcCAGCTGGCACAGAAACTGGAGATCATGAGGCAAAAGAAGCAG GAGTACCTGGAGATGCAAAGACAGTTGGCCATTCAGCGCCTCCAggagcaggagaaagagaggcagaTGCGCTtagagcagcagaaacacacaatcCAAATGAGAGCCCAGATGCCTGCCTTCTCTCTGCCCTATGCCCAG ATGCAGTCTTTACCCCCCAACGTTGCGGGAGGGGTTGTGTACCAGCCTGGTGCTCCACCCAGCTACCCAGGCACCTTCAGCCCTGCTGGTTCTGTGGAGGGCTCACCTATGCACAACATCTATATGAATCAGCCGGGGCAGGCTGCTCCACCACAGTATCAGGCCATGCCTAGTGCTGCCACAG ATCCCAATATGGTTAACGCATACATGTACCAGGCTGCAGGCACCAATGGACAACCTGTTCCTCCACCTGGCCAGGGTCCACCCACTACTAGTCCTCCTTACTCCAACTATCAGCCCACACCTACACAGGGTTACCAG AACGTCGCCTCTCAGCCGCAGAGTTTGCCTCCGATGTCGCAGGCAGCCCCCACCAACGGTATGGGTTACATGGGCTACCAGCCATACAATATGCAGAACATGATTTCAGCATTGCCAGGACAGGACCCCAATATGCCTCCACAACAGCCGTACATGCCGGGACAGCAACCCATGTACCAGCAG GTTGCACCTCCTGGTGGCCCCCagccacagcaacagcagcaggcgCCACAGCAGCAGGTACCTCAGCCTGTACCGGGCAGCGCAGAGGCACAGCTCATCTCCTTCGACTGA
- the LOC114439287 gene encoding hepatocyte growth factor-regulated tyrosine kinase substrate-like isoform X5 — translation MGKGGGTFERLLDKATSQLLLETDWESILQICDLIRQGDTQAKYAIGAIKKKLNDKNPHVALYALEVLESVVKNCGQTVHDEVASKQTMEELKELLKKQTEPNVRNKILYLIQAWAHAFRNEPKYKVVQDTYQIMKVEGHVFPEFKESDAMFAAERAPDWVDAEECHRCRVQFGVMTRKHHCRACGQIFCGKCSSKYSTIPKFGIEKEVRVCEPCFELLNKKAEGKAPTTGSAELPPEYLTSPLSQQSQMPPKRDEAALQEEEELQLAIALSQSEAEEKERMRQKNSYSMYPKADPTPVTSSAPPVSTLYTPPVNSSAPSAEDVDPELARYLNRTYWEKKQEEARKSPTPSAPAPVPLAEPLPSITPPVESHVQPVSIVEQYQNGESEENHEQFLKALQNAVTTFLNRMKSNHMRGRSITNDSAVLSLFQSINNMHPQLLDILNQLDEKRLYYEGLQDKLAQVRDARAALNALRDEHREKLRRAAEEAERQRQIQLAQKLEIMRQKKQEYLEMQRQLAIQRLQEQEKERQMRLEQQKHTIQMRAQMPAFSLPYAQMQSLPPNVAGGVVYQPGAPPSYPGTFSPAGSVEGSPMHNIYMNQPGQAAPPQYQAMPSAATDPNMVNAYMYQAAGTNGQPVPPPGQGPPTTSPPYSNYQPTPTQGYQNVASQPQSLPPMSQAAPTNGMGYMGYQPYNMQNMISALPGQDPNMPPQQPYMPGQQPMYQQVAPPGGPQPQQQQQAPQQQVPQPVPGSAEAQLISFD, via the exons ATGGGGAAAGGTGGAGGCACATTTGAGAGGCTTCTCG ATAAAGCCACCAGTCAGCTGCTCCTGGAGACTGACTGGGAATCCATTCTGCAGATCTGTGATCTCATTCGACAAGGAGACACACA GGCTAAATATGCTATTGGGGCCATCAAGAAGAAGCTGAATGACAAAAATCCACATGTGGCTCTTTATGCACTTGAG GTCCTGGAGTCAGTGGTGAAGAACTGTGGCCAGACCGTGCACGATGAAGTGGCAAGCAAACAAACCATGGAGGAACTGAAGGAGCTACTGAAG AAACAGACGGAACCAAATGTCAGAAACAAGATCCTCTATCTAATCCAGGCGTGGGCTCACGCTTTCCGTAATGAACCCAAATACAAGGTGGTTCAAGACACCTATCAAATTATGAAAGTCGAAG GTCATGTTTTCCCTGAGTTCAAGGAGAGTGATGCAATGTTTGCAGCTGAGAGA GCTCCGGACTGGGTTGATGCTGAGGAGTGCCACCGGTGCAGAGTCCAGTTTGGAGTTATGACAAGAAAG CACCACTGTCGAGCCTGCGGCCAGATTTTCTGTGGCAAGTGCTCGTCTAAGTATTCCACCATTCCAAAGTTTGGCATTGAGAAggaagtgcgtgtgtgtgagccctGCTTTGAGCTGCTTAACAA GAAAGCTGAAGGAAAGGCACCCACCACTGGGTCTGCTGAACTGCCACCTGAGTACCTGACCAGCCCACTGTCCCAGCAGTCACAG ATGCCCCCAAAGAGAGACGAGgcagctctgcaggaggaggaggagctgcagctggctATCGCCCTCTCTCAAAGTGAGGCTGAGGAGAAGGAGCGGATG AGACAAAAGAACTCATACTCAATGTATCCCAAAGCTGATCCCACCCCAGTGACTTCATCAGCCCCACCAGTCAGCACCCTGTACACCCCCCCAGTG AACTCCTCTGCTCCATCAGCTGAAGATGTAGACCCTGAG CTGGCTCGTTACCTGAACAGAACATACTGGgagaagaaacaggaagaggcCCGTAAGAGTCCCACCCCCTCTGCCCCTGCCCCAGTGCCATTGGCTGAGCCACTTCCCTCCATCACTCCGCCTGTAGAAAGTCATGTCCAGCCTGTCAGCATAGTGGAG cagtaccAGAACGGTGAATCAGAGGAGAACCATGAGCAGTTCCTGAAGGCTCTGCAGAATGCCGTCACCACCTTCCTTAACCGCATGAAGAGCAACCACATGCGTGGACGCAGCATTACCAACGACAGCGCTGTGCTCTCACTCTTCCAGTCGATAAACAACATGCACCCCCAGCTGCTGGACATCCTTAATCAGCTGGACGAGAAGCGAT TGTATTACGAGGGGCTGCAGGACAAGTTGGCGCAGGTGCGTGATGCTCGGGCAGCCCTCAACGCGCTCCGTGATGAGCACAGGGAAAAGCTGCGCCGTGCTgcggaggaggcagagagacagaggcagatcCAGCTGGCACAGAAACTGGAGATCATGAGGCAAAAGAAGCAG GAGTACCTGGAGATGCAAAGACAGTTGGCCATTCAGCGCCTCCAggagcaggagaaagagaggcagaTGCGCTtagagcagcagaaacacacaatcCAAATGAGAGCCCAGATGCCTGCCTTCTCTCTGCCCTATGCCCAG ATGCAGTCTTTACCCCCCAACGTTGCGGGAGGGGTTGTGTACCAGCCTGGTGCTCCACCCAGCTACCCAGGCACCTTCAGCCCTGCTGGTTCTGTGGAGGGCTCACCTATGCACAACATCTATATGAATCAGCCGGGGCAGGCTGCTCCACCACAGTATCAGGCCATGCCTAGTGCTGCCACAG ATCCCAATATGGTTAACGCATACATGTACCAGGCTGCAGGCACCAATGGACAACCTGTTCCTCCACCTGGCCAGGGTCCACCCACTACTAGTCCTCCTTACTCCAACTATCAGCCCACACCTACACAGGGTTACCAG AACGTCGCCTCTCAGCCGCAGAGTTTGCCTCCGATGTCGCAGGCAGCCCCCACCAACGGTATGGGTTACATGGGCTACCAGCCATACAATATGCAGAACATGATTTCAGCATTGCCAGGACAGGACCCCAATATGCCTCCACAACAGCCGTACATGCCGGGACAGCAACCCATGTACCAGCAG GTTGCACCTCCTGGTGGCCCCCagccacagcaacagcagcaggcgCCACAGCAGCAGGTACCTCAGCCTGTACCGGGCAGCGCAGAGGCACAGCTCATCTCCTTCGACTGA